ATTCCCGGTCGTAGCCAATTGGCGTTCGGAACATCGGCAGGGCGAACGATATGAATGTCGGACACGTTGGCGACATGAAGCGCGGTCAAAACGTGCGGCAGAGTGTCGAGCGCTTTGAAGCCTTTGTGAACCGCCACTTCGAGGATTGCGGTCGCTGGATCAAGGGCGCAATACACGACGCGAACGCCTTTGCTGTTCCACCGGCCGCCGACCTGGAATGCGCCCTCGCCACTATCCCAGGTCGGCGCAAAGCGTGCCTGGTCGAGGCGCCAAGCGATGAGCTTGCCGCCTCCCAATGGCTCTACAGAAGGCGTCATGCATAGACGCCGTATACGAGGCGCGTGAGGTACTGTTCAACGAGCTCGATGCCCGCTGGAGTGGCAAGCAGGTCGATCGGGCGGCGCTGGTCAAGACCGATGGCCGGACGCTCGAGCCACTGCTCTGCCTCTTCCTGCGATCCGAACACGTCCGTGGCCTTGGCCAGGATCTCGGCAAACTTCCACGTCCGCCCGCTTTGCTCCTGGCTAAGCGGCTTTTCCGGAGCGTCCTTGCGTCGCTGGAAGGTACGAAGGCTCATTCCGAAGGCTTTTTCCAGCGAGTCCGTTTGAATGAAGAGGAGGTGACTGACGAAGTGGGTCAGCGCGGAGCCGGGCAGGCCGTCCAGCAACAGTTCGTGGGCGTCCAGGGTGCTTGTGATGCGGCGCGACAGGATGCGCGGCCCGCCGAGCAAATCGGCCACCTTCTGGAGGTCATTGCGTAGCTCTTTTGGAGCCGGTTTCTCGGCTGCAGCGCGTTGCGACATGTGACACATAAGATGCGTCACATGTCGCAATCAATCAAGCGTACCTGCAAGGTAGAAATTAGGAACTGCGAAGCAGTTTTTCATCGGGAGACGGCTGAGCGAGGAGCAGACCGCGCTGCAGGCTCTGGCGGGCGAAACCTTCCCCGTCGCATTTTCGTTTCCGAAAGGGCCGACGAACTCGGGAGCCCAACCATGAGTGACGTCCGCGAGCTGCTCATCGGCGGCAGCCAAAAGGTCGTTCCTCCATCGCACGCACGGCGGCTTCATTCACTTTCGGCCATGGATCTTGGAAGGCCTTTGCGCGTTGGAGTGATGGACCGCGCCTGAACGATTTAGCCGAAGCGCCGCGCGCGCAGGCCCCATCAGGGGCGATCGGTCTTACAAGGATCGCCAACATGACTGGATCGGACTTGCCACGCCACATCGTGGACCGGTTTGAGAGGCGTTGGGCGCAAAAGCTCGAAGCGCAGGCGCGTAATTGGCAATCGGCAAAACCTGACGGACGGACCTCGACCGATCGGGGCGTGCCGGTCGTCCGGCGTCGCAAGCGGCCGAAGCTGGCGAAAGCGCCGGCGGCATAGCCCCACGATTTCCGCGGCCTCCATCGGCCATAGGGTCCCGACCGGACTGATACGGGCGTGATCGTTTACGATCTGCGCTTACATTCGGGTGCGATGGACCACTACGATCCACAGCGCGAAGCGGGAGCGGCCATGAAGCTCGCCGCGGCGGCCGGCGGGCCGGAGCGGCAACGCATGCTCAGCCTGGCCATCGCTTGGCTGGAGCTCGCCCGCGGACGTGTCCCGTCGGCTCGCAGCTCGGCCGACGCCGCCGAGTCCGACGGGCACTTCGGGCAGGCGTTGCCGATCGACTCCAGGACCTCGGCGATTGCGACGGCGGCCGCCTGCGGCGAGACGCACGGCGGCAGTTCCCGGCGGGCGATGTCGAAGGCGCGCTCGCGGGCGTGCGGGTCGGCGCCGTCATACATCCAGCCGTGCTCCTCGCATCCGCGGATCGCGACGGCTTCCTGCAGCACGGAGAATCGCCCAGCCGCGCAGCGTCCGGATCGGCGGTCGTCTTTGGGGACTGTTATTTCGATGACCGCGTCGCGCAAGCGTTTTCAATGACTTGTCGTCATCGCCCCGCTCTTACACTAAGAATCCGGGGGATCGCCCTGTTCTTATTGTGGAAATCGCTTCATTCTTAGGAGGCAAAATCAAGCAAAATCAAGCACTTAGTCGACGCGGTTTTATTGTGTCGGCATAGGCGCGTACCGGTTGTACGTGCGCGCCGCCATGTTGACACGCACTCTCAGCATTGCCTCGGTCTTCTTCCCGGGCTGATTCCGCCTCTGCTCGGAAGCGCCGATCGTCTTCGCGAGCCTGGGCTCGTGGGATTCCACTGAACCGAATGAGCCGGCCAAACTCCGCGCATCGCGGAGCAGCGACGGCCGGCGACGGTTTGATCGACAATCATGCATCGAAACGACTTCAGGCCAATCCGGCCCCGAGCGTCGTTTCGCCTGCCTCCGCGTGGCGGCGCGGCCCGTAGAGCTTCGACCAGGCCAGCAATTCGCGGAACGCCGGCGTCAGGCCCCAGGCCGAATTCGTCAGCCCGTATTCGACCTGCAACGGCTTTTCGGCGAGCACCTTGCGCGCCACCAGGCCGTCGCGCTCGAGCTCGCGCAGCTGCGCGGTCAGCATGTGCTGGGTGATCGGCACCAGTGCGCGGCGCAGCGCGCCGAACCGCACGCCGCCATTCATCAGCGAGAACAGGATCTCGAGCTTCCATTTGTCGCCGAGCGCGTGGATCGCATGCTTGAACTCGATCAGCAGATCGGGATCGGTCGGGCAGCTCTCGCATTCACCGCCGTCACACAGTTCGCTGGTATTGTTTCCATACCGGTCTCGAATTTCATTCTACTTGTCCCACGTCAGATAGTGACCAGATGCGGCCTGTGCAGGGTGGGCGGCGCGACATGTGCCCCACCTGCCGAACCATGAAGAGGGCAGCGACATGAGCACGGTTTTGGTCACGGGCGGATCCGGTTTCATCGGCGTGCATACCATCCTGCAGCTGCTTGCCGACGGGCGGGCATCAGGTGCGAACCACGCTGCGCAATCCGGATCGCAGCACGGACGTGATCGCGATGCTGCGCGAGGGGGGCGCGCTTGCGGCCGACCAGGTCGGCTTCGTCTCCGCCGACCTT
This Bradyrhizobium sp. CCBAU 53421 DNA region includes the following protein-coding sequences:
- a CDS encoding winged helix-turn-helix transcriptional regulator; its protein translation is MNGGVRFGALRRALVPITQHMLTAQLRELERDGLVARKVLAEKPLQVEYGLTNSAWGLTPAFRELLAWSKLYGPRRHAEAGETTLGAGLA
- a CDS encoding antitoxin Xre/MbcA/ParS toxin-binding domain-containing protein translates to MSQRAAAEKPAPKELRNDLQKVADLLGGPRILSRRITSTLDAHELLLDGLPGSALTHFVSHLLFIQTDSLEKAFGMSLRTFQRRKDAPEKPLSQEQSGRTWKFAEILAKATDVFGSQEEAEQWLERPAIGLDQRRPIDLLATPAGIELVEQYLTRLVYGVYA
- a CDS encoding RES family NAD+ phosphorylase; protein product: MTPSVEPLGGGKLIAWRLDQARFAPTWDSGEGAFQVGGRWNSKGVRVVYCALDPATAILEVAVHKGFKALDTLPHVLTALHVANVSDIHIVRPADVPNANWLRPGIPGAGQQAFGDARLAKHKFVVIPSVASNHSRNLIFDPTRAKGAYQQHLQEAFTLDTRLHPSTSPP